A stretch of the Bacillus sp. B-jedd genome encodes the following:
- a CDS encoding cache domain-containing sensor histidine kinase, with amino-acid sequence MDSARKVTSAYRKELKKSLIRFGVVPVSIVTLLFYNLLFMIGLHLVKENNLEENERITGRLLAKFSQISEESRRLANELDLYRLEYSSSYRAEMYGQLYGAANKQNLRSLFSVIDADGNVLATNWTETSDENQRNTAWYIGKRLKNSTSHKSLMYPNRQSLRNDRVFYNIVNPIFDRDEKISGYIIFNLLENQFRQLMNNVNYTDIIIADRFDNSILTTNEMLLTKTGKIAAVDKSLYVVNKKEMLNGTIAVYSISNIGLFKYIYKIGLFTLIAFFLLITAGTIVFANNSSRRKMRSIDKLLSIIDKAKMGEFHQQATFEKEDEFQVIGEYVQQLLKDIDTLMLENREYIERSSRAEIKQLEMQIDPHFLFNTLENIRYITRMDPAKAEQLILILSSLLRYSINNRNQYNTIEQDISYLRSYLTLQQIRFGDALDYTISVQDGLENCRLPKLIIQPLVENAIKYGFITKASLKIDVMIKSTRKALYLIIRDNGEGIEKSRLEELESSIKHGENNTNHIGIYNVNRRIKLLYGQQYGLRIFSEEGAGTLIIIRMPIIKED; translated from the coding sequence ATGGATTCAGCCAGGAAAGTTACCAGTGCATACCGGAAGGAATTAAAAAAGTCCTTGATCAGATTCGGTGTCGTACCAGTTTCAATCGTAACCCTTCTTTTTTACAACCTGCTTTTCATGATCGGCCTTCACTTGGTGAAAGAAAATAATCTCGAGGAAAACGAAAGGATAACTGGACGGCTGCTGGCGAAGTTTTCGCAGATTTCCGAAGAAAGCAGGCGTCTCGCCAATGAATTGGATCTCTACCGTCTCGAATATTCAAGTTCCTATCGGGCGGAAATGTATGGACAGTTATACGGTGCCGCCAATAAACAAAACCTGCGCAGCTTATTCTCTGTCATCGATGCCGATGGAAATGTACTCGCCACAAACTGGACCGAAACGAGTGATGAAAACCAGAGGAATACAGCCTGGTATATTGGCAAACGCCTTAAAAACAGCACATCCCATAAAAGCCTTATGTATCCGAACCGCCAAAGTCTTCGAAATGACCGGGTATTTTATAATATCGTCAATCCTATTTTCGACCGTGACGAAAAGATAAGCGGCTATATCATCTTTAACCTGCTTGAAAACCAGTTCCGGCAGCTGATGAACAATGTGAATTATACCGATATCATTATTGCCGACCGATTCGATAACAGCATTTTGACAACAAATGAAATGCTGCTGACGAAAACCGGAAAAATAGCGGCTGTCGACAAGAGCCTATATGTCGTGAACAAAAAAGAAATGTTGAACGGGACAATTGCTGTGTATTCCATCTCTAATATCGGGCTGTTTAAATATATTTACAAAATCGGCCTGTTTACTCTGATTGCTTTCTTTTTATTAATAACAGCAGGGACGATCGTTTTTGCCAATAATTCCTCGCGAAGAAAAATGAGGTCAATTGACAAGCTGCTTTCCATTATAGATAAAGCAAAAATGGGTGAATTCCATCAACAGGCCACTTTTGAAAAAGAAGATGAATTTCAGGTTATCGGTGAATATGTACAACAGCTGCTGAAGGATATTGATACTCTTATGCTCGAGAATCGGGAATATATCGAGCGAAGTTCGAGGGCTGAAATTAAGCAGCTCGAGATGCAAATCGACCCTCATTTCCTATTTAATACACTTGAGAATATTAGATATATCACCAGAATGGATCCAGCGAAAGCGGAGCAGCTCATTCTGATTCTATCGAGCCTTCTTCGCTACAGCATCAATAACCGGAATCAGTACAATACGATTGAACAGGATATCAGCTACCTAAGGAGCTATTTGACACTTCAGCAAATCAGGTTTGGGGATGCTTTGGACTATACGATTAGTGTTCAGGATGGACTTGAGAATTGCAGGCTCCCAAAACTGATTATCCAGCCGCTGGTTGAAAATGCGATAAAATATGGTTTTATCACTAAAGCTTCATTAAAAATAGACGTGATGATTAAAAGCACCAGAAAAGCGTTATACTTGATTATTCGTGATAACGGCGAAGGTATTGAAAAAAGCCGGCTAGAGGAGCTGGAGTCCTCTATAAAGCATGGCGAAAATAATACTAACCATATCGGAATTTATAATGTTAACCGGCGAATTAAATTGCTGTATGGCCAGCAATATGGACTAAGAATCTTTAGTGAAGAAGGAGCCGGTACTCTCATCATTATCCGGATGCCCATTATAAAGGAGGATTGA
- a CDS encoding ABC transporter permease translates to MRNKFKPDFWNVSTIVVFLFFAVFLIYPLGSLLLSSFQANDGTFTLKHFITFFERKYYYQSLLNSLSVTVSVTILAIAIGVPLAYLMTTLKIRGKGLIEILIIISVLSPPFIGAYSWILLLGRSGVVSKFFMEHFGVTSPSIYGFGGILLVFTLKLFPYIYLYVSGALKKIDSSLSEAAESLGTTGVKKMVTLILPLILPTVLAGAMLVFMNSLADFGTPMLIGEGYSTMPVLIYSEFISEVGGNAHFAAALATIMILITTIIFIAQKYVVNKKSYEMSSLRPIQPEKAKGWKNFFAHAFIYVVVGLASIPQVTVIYTSFLKTRGAMFIEGYTLDSYRKVLDRMGDSILNTYLYGIIALAVIIVLGMLISYASVRRKNALTSFLDTIAMFPYIVPGSVLGITLLLAFNKSPLLLSGTAAILIISFIIRRLPYTMRSSAAIIYQLSPSMEEASISLGYSPFKTFINVTARLMMPGVLAGALLSWITVINELSSSIILFTGNTRTMSVAIYSEVIRASYGTAAALSTILTVTTVVSLLIFFKATGSKEVSL, encoded by the coding sequence GTATTCTTGATTTATCCTTTGGGATCTCTGCTGCTGAGCAGCTTCCAGGCCAATGATGGCACATTTACACTAAAGCATTTCATCACTTTTTTCGAGCGGAAATACTACTACCAGTCATTATTGAACAGCTTGTCGGTGACCGTTTCCGTCACCATCCTGGCCATCGCCATCGGTGTTCCGCTTGCATACTTGATGACCACCTTGAAAATCCGCGGAAAAGGCCTAATCGAAATCCTGATTATTATTTCCGTTCTGTCGCCTCCTTTTATCGGCGCATACTCGTGGATTTTGCTGCTGGGACGAAGCGGCGTCGTTTCAAAGTTTTTCATGGAACACTTCGGGGTCACCTCCCCGAGCATTTACGGATTCGGCGGGATCCTGCTCGTTTTCACTTTGAAACTATTCCCTTACATTTATTTGTATGTATCAGGGGCGCTGAAAAAAATTGACTCCTCCTTAAGTGAAGCGGCGGAAAGCCTCGGGACAACCGGAGTGAAGAAAATGGTTACGCTTATTTTGCCATTGATCCTCCCTACCGTTCTGGCTGGAGCCATGCTAGTGTTCATGAACTCGCTTGCCGATTTCGGTACGCCGATGCTGATTGGTGAAGGCTATTCGACAATGCCTGTCCTCATATATTCCGAGTTTATAAGCGAGGTTGGAGGCAACGCCCACTTTGCCGCTGCTCTGGCGACAATTATGATTTTGATTACAACGATTATTTTTATCGCGCAAAAATATGTAGTGAACAAGAAGTCTTATGAAATGAGTTCCCTTCGCCCGATCCAGCCCGAGAAGGCAAAGGGTTGGAAAAACTTTTTTGCCCATGCGTTCATTTATGTTGTTGTCGGGTTGGCCAGCATCCCGCAAGTGACCGTCATTTACACGTCATTCCTGAAAACACGCGGTGCTATGTTCATTGAGGGTTATACCCTTGACAGCTACCGGAAAGTGCTAGACAGGATGGGTGATTCCATCTTGAACACTTATCTTTATGGTATTATTGCCTTGGCAGTTATCATCGTCCTCGGCATGCTGATTTCATATGCATCCGTCAGAAGGAAAAATGCCCTGACGTCCTTCCTGGATACAATTGCAATGTTCCCATACATTGTCCCTGGGTCAGTCCTTGGTATCACCCTTCTGCTGGCATTTAACAAGTCGCCGCTCCTGCTAAGCGGAACCGCGGCAATCCTGATTATTTCATTCATTATCCGCCGCCTTCCGTACACGATGCGCTCAAGCGCGGCAATCATTTACCAGCTTAGCCCGAGCATGGAAGAGGCGTCGATCAGTCTTGGGTATTCCCCTTTCAAGACATTCATCAACGTTACCGCAAGGCTGATGATGCCTGGGGTTCTTGCCGGTGCGCTGTTAAGCTGGATCACTGTCATTAACGAATTAAGTTCATCGATTATTTTATTTACCGGCAATACAAGAACCATGTCCGTGGCAATCTATTCGGAAGTGATCCGGGCAAGCTACGGAACAGCCGCTGCCCTGTCTACCATTTTGACAGTGACAACTGTTGTTTCTCTATTAATCTTCTTTAAAGCGACAGGTTCCAAGGAAGTAAGCTTATAA